One genomic segment of Helicoverpa zea isolate HzStark_Cry1AcR chromosome 22, ilHelZeax1.1, whole genome shotgun sequence includes these proteins:
- the LOC124641347 gene encoding facilitated trehalose transporter Tret1-like, with protein MDSDKVTVRGFLVQGVATLAISYLTTLTGLVFSWPSYNVANFMSNDTVLSEPMTSVHVSLLGSLTNVGAMLGTPFCGYIVNWMGRKYSAMLFGLPYVLTWTIISVTTSVPLILTAMALAGFSTAGQAISSIYISEISQDSIRGAMMSTIVSSYFLGLLISYIFGGYLNYDVVVYLHLSMSVLYLVMLALLKESPVFLMQRGREKEAAESIAFYRQVKVTSKEVEVEIAKIKLQLDPRLEKILEGEHDVTITKELIDSQPPAPKLSEWQFLKQSQTSMNALMTSLACMATMILMGNIALQVYAETLFKEAVPLMDSNQCSIFLAIDLLVASVLCSFVIDKFGRKFLMISTSFFASVCTMVLGTQIQWHWAPHWFTAVTIYVYSFIFNVGVAVIPYVLSAELFLPEVRGLCSSIVMASGWAMNFVTMVIFTPVVEEVGFAPLFYAFSVVGFIGAGYCVFYLPETKGLSVDAIQALFVKKSKRKALELS; from the exons ATGGATAGTGACAAAGTGACTGTAAGAGGATTTTTAGTGCAAGGAGTTGCGACTTTGGCAA TCTCCTACCTCACAACTCTAACCGGCTTAGTCTTCTCCTGGCCTTCCTACAATGTGGCGAACTTCATGTCAAACGATACAGTGCTCTCCGAGCCCATGACTTCAGTGCACGTGTCACTGTTGGGCAGTTTGACCAATGTTGGTGCCATGTTGGGGACGCCATTCTGCGGGTATATTGTCAATTGGATGGGGAGGAAGTATAGTGCTATGCTTTTTGGATTGCCTTATGTG CTTACCTGGACGATAATCTCAGTGACCACATCAGTGCCTTTAATCCTCACAGCCATGGCTCTAGCAGGCTTCAGCACAGCCGGACAGGCAATCTCCTCTATATACATATCAGAGATATCTCAAGACTCCATAAGAGGAGCCATGATGTCGACCATAGTATCTTCATATTTCCTCGGATTGTTAATATCATATATCTTCGGGGGATACCTGAACTATGATGTGGTGGTCTACCTTCATTTGTCAATGTCGGTTCTGTATCTGGTGATGTTGGCGCTTCTGAAGGAGTCTCCGGTGTTTTTGATGCAGAGGGGAAGGGAGAAG GAAGCGGCAGAATCCATAGCCTTCTACCGGCAAGTGAAGGTGACCTCCAAAGAAGTTGAGGTGGAAATAGCAAAGATCAAGCTCCAATTGGACCCCAGGCTTGAGAAGATTCTGGAAGGAGAGCATG ATGTGACAATCACCAAGGAGTTGATAGACAGCCAACCACCAGCGCCAAAGCTCTCAGAATGGCAATTCTTGA aACAATCCCAAACTTCAATGAATGCACTAATGACGAGTCTAGCGTGCATGGCGACCATGATTCTCATGGGGAACATAGCGCTCCAAGTGTATGCTGAGACGCTGTTCAAGGAGGCAGTTCCTCTGATGGACTCCAACCAGTGCTCCATATTCTTGGCGATAGACTTGCTGGTGGCTAGTGTGCTGTGCTCATTCGTTATTGACAAGTTTGGGAGGAAG TTTCTGATGATCAGCACATCATTCTTCGCGAGCGTCTGCACGATGGTACTAGGAACTCAGATCCAATGGCACTGGGCTCCCCACTGGTTCACGGCCGTCACCATCTATGTTTACAGCTTTATCTTCAACGTGGGAGTCGCTGTGATTCCTTATGTCCTCAGTGCTGAGTTGTTCTTGCCTGAA GTCCGAGGGCTCTGCAGCAGCATAGTCATGGCTAGTGGATGGGCCATGAACTTCGTCACCATGGTCATATTTACCCCAGTCGTCGAAGAAGTAGGATTTGCGCCTCTATTCTATGCATTCTCAGTAGTTGGCTTCATAGGAGCTGGTTACTGCGTATTCTATCTACCAGAAACCAAAGGATTATCTGTAGACGCCATCCAAGCTTTGTTTGTGAAGAAGAGTAAGAGAAAAGCATTAGAGTTAAGCTAG